In the Armatimonas rosea genome, TCCTTCTCTGGCGCGCCCTTCTGAATCGAGACCGGCATCAGCGCGTTCTCCAGGCAGGTGAACTCCTCCAGAAGGTGGTGGAACTGAAAGACAAAGCCAATCTTGGTGCCACGTAGGCTCGCGAGCTGGTCCGACGAGAGAGTCGCACTATCGATACCGTCGATGAGGACTTGCCCGCTGGTGGGCGTGTCCAGCGCCCCTAAGATGTTGAGCAGCGTACTCTTCCCCGAGCCGGACTGCCCGATAATGGCCACAAACTCCCCCGCAAACGCCTGCATCTCGACCCCATGCAGCACCTCCACCTCCTTGCTGGTGCCGGGGTTGTAGGTCTTGCGCAAGGCAATGGTCTGGACAATCGGGCGCTCAGCCACGGATCACCTCGACGGGGTTGAGCTTGGAGGCGCGGCTGGCGGGGAGAATGGCGGCGATCAGGGTGGCGATGATCGCGGCGGCGGAGGCACCGCCGAAGATGGTCGGGTCGTAGATGATGTTGAAGAGCTTATCCACTTTTCCAAACCGGGCAGCCTGGGGGATGTTTTCGAGTGCGCGGAGTAAGAAGTAGCCCCAGATGCAGCCGACAAGCGCACCGGCGATAGCGACCCCGAGCCCCTCCAGCGTGAAGACCGTGAGGATCTGTTTGTCGCGTGCGCCCATGCTCTTGAGGATACCGATCTGCTTTTGTTTTTGGATCACGGAGACAATCAGAACCGACGCGATCGCAAAGGCGCTTGCTAGCAGGACAAAGGTGCAGATCATGTCCCGCGACTGGTTCTGGGAGCGGATAGCATTGAGGATAAACGCGGAGTCCTTCATCCACGACTCGGTCTTGTAGGGGAGGCTCGCATTGATCTGGTCCGCCACCGTGTCGGCGAGAAAGGCATCGTCGAGCTTGAGCAAGATGGAGCTGACATTCTGGCCGGTGCGAAAGAGGCTCTGGGCATCGCGGAGGGTGATAAAGGCCTGCCCGAGGTCGGTGGCGTTGTTGCCCGTGTAGACCAACCCGGCGATCGTGAAGCTCTCGCTCACCCCCTGCGCGGACTGCATCCGCACCCGGTCCCCGAGCCGCACGCCCGCGTCCTCCGCGAGGCGAATCCCGATCACCACCTCTCCGGGACGCAGGTCGAGCCAGCGCCCGGCGATGAGGTCCTTTTGCAGGAAGCTCACCTGCTCTTGCTTGGCGGGCTCGGCGCCGGAGACCGTCACGGCAAAGCGCTTCTCCCCGCGGATGAGGAAGGCGCTGCCACGGACCGCGGGAGCGACCACTTTGACATGGGGAAACTGCGCCAGCTCGACCTCAAGCTTCTGCCACTGCTCCAGGTCGGTGCGCTGCTGGACAGACTTCTGCTGGTCGCTGGCGAGCAGCTCGCCGTCTTTTTGCGTGGTCACCTCGGCCAGGGTCTTGGGCAGGGGATCGGGTGCCTTGACCGTCACGTGCGGCAGGGAGCCGACCAGATCACCGATAAAGCGCTTCTGGACCCCGGTAATCAGGGTCTGGATAAAGATGATCACGGTCACGGCGATGGCGACTGCAAAGACAGTCAAGACGGTCTGACCGCCGCCGGAGACCAGGTGGCGCCAGGCGAGCTTGCTCTCAAATCGCATGACGTACCTACTTTCCAGGGCCAGGGGAGGGCTTGATCACGACCGGGGCGATGGGGTCGCCGGGCTTGCGGCCGACCGGGCTGAGCACGATCTGCGTGGTCGCCTCAATCCCCTCGATCACCGGGATGCCGTCGGGGCCGGGCGGGCCGACCTTGACGGTCTTCTTCTGCACCGTGCCCCCCTCCGCGACAAAGAGCGTCGAGATGCCGCCAATGGTGGTGACAGCTGTGAGCGGAACCACGAGGCGCTGGGTGGGCTCCCCGAGCTTGATATTGACCGAGAGGGTCTGGCCGGGCCGCAGCCAATTGGGGGGATCGACGGGCGTCAAGCGCACCTCGACCGTCCCGCGCTCCGTGTCCACCTGAGCGCCAAGCTCACGGACCTTGGCGGAGAAGGTCTCGCCGGGGTAGGCATCGCAGGAGACCACGGCGGCCTGCCCGACACGCAGCTTGCCCAGGTTGACCTCATCCAGATCAATGCGAATCTCGGGCACCGACGTTCGCACGAGGCGCACGAGGGCGGCGCTCGGGCCGGTCACGCCGCCGGCCTCGGTGACGATCTGGGTGATGGTTCCCTCAAACGGTGCGGTGACAATCACATCGTCGAGGCGCTGTTTGGCGACCTCTTGGGCACGCTCCGCCTCCGCAAGGCGCGACTGGGCCACCTCACGGGCACGGGTGGCCTCACTCACCCGGTTGCGGGCGACCACGATGTCCTCGGAGCGGGGCGTGGAGAGCAGCGAGCTGACCTGCGCCGTCCCCGAGGCCTTTGCGCCGGCGACTGTCGCCTCGCTGGCGCGGACCTCGGCCTCCGCGGCCTTGACATCGGCCTCTGCCTGCTCGATTTGTTCGGGGCGGGTCCCCGCCTTGAGCTGCCTCAGCCGCGCTTGGGCGTTCTCCAGTGTCCGCTTGGCGACCCAGTAGTTTGTCTCGGCCTGGTCGGCGGCGTTCTGTGCGACCGCGCCCTCTCTGGCGAGCTGGGCCTGGCGGTTTTTATCGCGCTCGGCCTGGGCGAGGCTCGCCTCGGACTGGCGCACTTGGGCCTCCGTGGCGTCGATCTCTTCGTCGCGCGGGCCCTTCTTCAGCTCCGCGAGCCGCCTCTGGGCGAAGATGAGCTTTTGCTTTGCCCCCGCCAGCCGCGCCTCAGCCACCGCGACCGCTTGGTTGGTATCGGCTTTGAGGCGGGTCAGATCCGAGGCGAGGGGCTTGCGCGCGGCGAGGCTCACCTGGGACTGGGCGGTCTGGATGGCATTTTCGGACTGGGCCAGTGTCGCCCGGGCCGTGCGCACGGCATCGTCGGCCTGGGCCAGCTGAGACCGCAGCACCTCATCGTCGAGCAGGGCGAGTGTCTGGCCTTGGCGCACGCGGTCGCCCTCGCGCACCAGGACCTTGGCGACCCGGCCGCTCACCCGCGCCCCCACACTGGTCTCCAGCTCGCCTCGAAGCCGCCCCGAGGCGGAGATGCTCTCGGTGACGGTCTTGGTCTGGGGAAGAACGACCTCGATCTTCGGGGGAAGGGAGCGCCAGTAGGAGACCCCGCCTCCGACGACGCCAAGGACCACGACACCGGCAATCAGCTGCGTAAGCTTAGGCATAACACCCGCATTGTACCTCTTTGCCGGAGAGAGCCCTAGGGCATAACGCGTTTCTCACAGGTAGAATGGGCCTACGATGAAGCCCCGCTCAAAGTTTATTCTGCTGGGGCTTGCGCTTGCCAGCGCTATCTGGGGAGCTTGGGCCTGGCGGCGGGCGAGGACGCCGCTTCCCCCGCTCTCCAAGTCGCTCTGGTACTGGCACCGCCCGTTTCGGCTGAAGCCCGACGAGGCCCAGCAGCTCCGTGCCGCGGGCGTGGGCGAGCTCTTTGTCCACGCGGGGCTGCTCTACCGAAGCGACAGCGACGGGGCGCTGGGGGTGACTCTCAAGCAGACCTGGCAGAGCCGCGCCGAGGGGCTCAAGGTCCACCTGGTCTTCAATGCATCGGCGGATGTGCTGGCGCGGCTGGAGAGCATCCCGGAAGAGACACTCGCGGAGGCGATCGCGGGTGCGGCTCGCACGCAGAAGCAGGCGGCGCAGAGTGTCGGGGGGGACGTCGTTGGCCTCCAGTGCGATCTCGACTTCCCGACACGCCTCCTGCCGCGCTACGCCACGCTGCTCAGGGCCCTGCGCGCCAAGCTCCCCGGCTGGCAGCTCTCGGCGACCCTACTCACGAGCTGGTACAGCAGCCGCAACCTCGACCCTGTGCTGGACGCGCTGGACTTCTCCGTGCCGCAGTTCTACGAGTCGCAGACCCCACGGCGCTACACCGACTTCACCCCGATCTTCAGCCCCAAGGTGCTGGAGCGAGGCCTCGCGGCGGCGGGGCGGCGGGGCAAGCCGTTTCGTGCGGGGCTGCCGGCCTACGGCCACGCGCTGGTCTTCGATGGGCCGGGGCGGCTCCGGGGAATGTACCGCGATGGCGGTGCCGACACGCTCTCTGGCGATCCCAGCTTTCGCTGCCTCCGCGCCGAGACCGACCCGCGCACCGGCAACCGCCGGCTAGAGTTCACATCGGCCCACGCGGAGGCCGTGGACTTTCGGATTCTCTTTGATCTGCCAACTCTGCTCTCGCTCCAGAGAGCGCTCGCGCTGACCACGCCAAACCGGCCCGCAAGCTGCACAGGGATCGTCCTCTTTCGCCTCCCCGAGCCCGGCGAGACCGCCACCCTGCCGCTTCCCACCCTGACCGCACTCTTGAACCATCAGACCCCGCAGCTACGTCCGCGAGTGCGCCTCCGTACCAAGCCCGCCGCTGCCTGGAGCGCGCTGGAAGGGGGGAGTGAGGCGGGGACACTGGTCTTTGTCGATCTGGTCAACGACGGTGACGCGGGCAGTGCGCTGGGGCCGGATACCGTCACGCTGGACCTGGAGCTTGCCTCGCCGGGCGTGCTAGAGGTCGCGCCGGGAGGCTTTTCCAAGGCGACGCTCTTTGCCGAGAGCCCCGAGCGCGTTGCGAGCCCGCTCCGCGCCACGGGCGTGCGCTGGAGCGCTGCGAACCTGGCTCCGAAGAGCGTGCTCACGGCGGGGCCGCTCCATCTAAAAGGCACCGACATCGGGGCGCTGAAGGTGCACTGGCGCGTGGTCACACAAGACGGTACAACGCCGTTGGTAGGGGAGGGGAAATGACAAGAGGGGGCTCGGCGGTACTGGCACTCGCGGCGACACTTGCACTCACGACACCTGCGGGAGCAAGCTGGAGCGATAACCTGGCATCGATTCACTTTAACAGCAACAAGCCTGATTTTGGTATCCCTCCGCGTCGGGGACTGATGGGTGGCGGGGAGCAAGATGACCGTCCAGGCTCGGGTTGGGGCAATGGTACGATTGAGCACGCGGAGCTGAGCTACGAGCACGACAACGAGCGTGCGGCAAACCGTCAGCGAGCCCTACGGGAAACCCAGCACCGGGCGCGTACTGCGACCGAGCGTGGAGACTGGTTGAGTGCGCGACGGCTCTGGGAGGGCTTCGCGATGCGCTTTGGAAAGAGTGGCATCGTGCAGGATCGGTGTGAGGTGCTCGTCCATACCAATCCACCTGCGGAGCCGCTCCGTCGCTATCTCGCGGCGCTCGATGCGCTCGAAGGTCCCAACACGGGCTGGAACGCCGCTCGTCGGGAGCTGGCTGCGCTTCATGCCGAGAGCACGCTGCCGCCCTGGCTCCGAGAGCATGCCGCCTACCAGCACGCTGCAGGGCTGGTGCAGTGGCTGAACTACAAAGAGGCGACCTCCCTCTGGCAGGCACAGATTCGTCAGTTTCCCGAAGGGGAGAAGCGTGAGGCGGCCTTGCTCATGATCGCCCGGGCGTGCCTGCTCCACAAAGCCATCCCCGATAGTGTCCGTACAGGCCGCGCCGCCACCGAGCAGCTCTTGCGTGCTTTCCCGCAAACGCGGTTCCGTGTCGCTGCCCGTGGCTTGCTCGCCCGTGCCGACCTCGACGAAGGGCGCTACGAGGCCGCCGCGACCACCTACTGCGCCCTCAACGACGGCGACTCGATCGCGGCGGTGCGGCGGCAGTTTCAAAACACGGCGGCGGAGCCACGCCTGCGCACTCTCCAGCTCATCGCCTACCTCCGCGCCCTGCCCCAAGCCACCGATTTTCGCGCCTACCGCTTCGCCGTCAAGGGCATCTCCCACTCGCTGGCTCTCTTCAAGCCGGACACGGGCAGAGTCTTTCTGGAGCGGCTGGTGCGCGAGCCGGAGCTCGCTGCGCCCTACTTCTACTTCCGGCTCTACCACTGCGACAACAAGCCCGCTGACCTGGTGCGCCTGACCCTGCTGGCAGATCGGATCGCAGCGCGGGAGGCACTCCCGCCGGTGGTGCGTGTGCGGCTTGCGGAGCTCTACTACCAGGCTCATGCCTACCGTCGTGCTGCGACTTGGGCTAGCTCAGCAACCGGCATGGCCGATGAGAAAGTTCGCGCCCGGGCGCTCTACGTACGGGCGGGGAGCCGCTACCGCCAGAAGCGCTTCGAGGAGGCGCGGGCAGATCTTGAGCAGGTTCTGACGCGCTGTCCCCGCAGCAATATCCGCCACGCGACCCGTGAGCTACTTGCCTTGGTGGCGGAGGCACAGGGGGACTTGCCCACCGCGCTGGACCAGTACCTCGCGCTGGACTACCGCGACGACTATGCCTACCTCATCGATGCGCGCCTGCCGATTGCGACTCTCGAGAGCTACCAGCGCACCCGCACCCACCACAAAGAGCTCCTTGCCTATAGCATCGCCCTGCGCCACCTGCGGATCGAGCAGTGGGCGCAGGCCCGGCGCTGGCTAGCCCGTGTACCTGCGAAGTCCTACGCCGCCTTTGCCCTCCCCGAGAGCTACAAAGACGAGTGGTGGGCGGAGTCTCTCCACCCAACTCGTCAGACCCTGGAGAGCCTGGCGTTTCTGGACCTGAAGTCCAAGCAGGCACGGGGTGCCGAGGCGAAGGCGGCGGCACGCTTTGCCTACGCGCGGGCCTACTACACGCAGGGGCTCCTTCAGCTCTACAATGCGCCGCTCTGGCAGGGTGAGCGCATGTTTGCCTTCAACTACTTCTGGAACCGTGATGTCGCGACTCCTGCCGATGATAGAGCGGTCCAGCGCTACATGTACCAGCACGAGGTCTATGCCCACACCCGGCAGATCTGTCTGGAGATTGCTGCCGACTACCCCCAGACAAAGAGCGCACCCGCCGCGCTCTACCGCGCTGCCTGTGCCGCCGAGAAGCTAGAGCACCTCAATGAGTGGTGGCGCACCGATGAAAAGGGACGCTGGTGGGCGGCCGACAGCGGCTGGGACGAGGGCAAGGTGCGCCGCCGCAACCACCCCCTCCTCGACCATCGCAAGGAAGCCTCTCAGCTCATGGCACTTTTCGTCCGGCGCTACCCCAAGCACCCATTGGCAAAAGATGCTCGCAAGTACGCCGATGTCTTTGTGGGCAAGGGGGAGCCTGCTGAGGAGAGCTAGCGGAGGCGGTAGCGCGTGCCGTGGTAGGCAAGCTGGAGCTGGCCGGTCTTGCGGCTCCAGCCCACGGTAAGAAACCCGGTGGGAGTAGGGGGCGGGACATGCCAGCCGTCGAACGGCGGCTCCGGTGCGGCCGCAACCTCGCGTAGCTGGCTCCCATCGGTGCGGCTGAGCCAGACCTCCCACATCCGGTGGGGAGGGAAGCGGTCTGCCAGGGGTGGGGAGAAGCGCCGCAAGAGCCCGATCCCGGGGCGCTCGTACTCGCTGACAAAGCACCAGGCAACCTGCTGGCCATCGGGGGAGAGAACGCCGTCTGCGACTGTCCGCACGGTCTTGGGCAGGGGAAGACGTGTTGTTTGGGGTGGGGCGATGCCATGCTCACCAATGCCAAATGCGGTGATCGCGGCGACCTCCGGGTTCTTGGGGCGTGCTGTCGGAAAGCCTGGCTCGTAGACCACCGCGCGGAGGTCGGGGGTAATTCCCAGCAGATGCCCCGTGGGCTTATCGACATGGTGCGCGACCTCTTCTGTGGCCCGCACGAGCTGGTAGACCCCACCCGGCTCCAGCCGAAGCTCGCGGCCCGAGCCATCGGGGAGGAGCTGCTCATTGGCCGAGGTGAGCCAGGTCCCCTCGGGCTCACAGGCCACCAGATCGCCCGGAATCCGAACGAGCCGCTCGCCGACTTGGAGCGTGAGCGTAAACGCCACCGCCACGACAGCACCGAGCAAGAGGACGAGATGGCGATTTCGGCGTGACATATGTCATTCTACCGGTAAAATGGCATATGGACCGACGTCGTTTTTTGCAGTCAACGGCCCTGGGGGTATGGACAATGAGTGAGCCGGAGCAGCCGCAGGAGCCCGCCCGTGGCT is a window encoding:
- a CDS encoding ATP-binding cassette domain-containing protein; the protein is MAERPIVQTIALRKTYNPGTSKEVEVLHGVEMQAFAGEFVAIIGQSGSGKSTLLNILGALDTPTSGQVLIDGIDSATLSSDQLASLRGTKIGFVFQFHHLLEEFTCLENALMPVSIQKGAPEKDDIAYAKKLLTRVGLESQMNKRANQMSGGQQQRNAIVRALCNKPKLVLADEPTGNLDSHSGAEVFALMREIAKETGVAFLMVTHDDRLAAAADRILRIEDGLMTEIIPPSGYPTK
- a CDS encoding ABC transporter permease gives rise to the protein MRFESKLAWRHLVSGGGQTVLTVFAVAIAVTVIIFIQTLITGVQKRFIGDLVGSLPHVTVKAPDPLPKTLAEVTTQKDGELLASDQQKSVQQRTDLEQWQKLEVELAQFPHVKVVAPAVRGSAFLIRGEKRFAVTVSGAEPAKQEQVSFLQKDLIAGRWLDLRPGEVVIGIRLAEDAGVRLGDRVRMQSAQGVSESFTIAGLVYTGNNATDLGQAFITLRDAQSLFRTGQNVSSILLKLDDAFLADTVADQINASLPYKTESWMKDSAFILNAIRSQNQSRDMICTFVLLASAFAIASVLIVSVIQKQKQIGILKSMGARDKQILTVFTLEGLGVAIAGALVGCIWGYFLLRALENIPQAARFGKVDKLFNIIYDPTIFGGASAAAIIATLIAAILPASRASKLNPVEVIRG
- a CDS encoding efflux RND transporter periplasmic adaptor subunit, yielding MPKLTQLIAGVVVLGVVGGGVSYWRSLPPKIEVVLPQTKTVTESISASGRLRGELETSVGARVSGRVAKVLVREGDRVRQGQTLALLDDEVLRSQLAQADDAVRTARATLAQSENAIQTAQSQVSLAARKPLASDLTRLKADTNQAVAVAEARLAGAKQKLIFAQRRLAELKKGPRDEEIDATEAQVRQSEASLAQAERDKNRQAQLAREGAVAQNAADQAETNYWVAKRTLENAQARLRQLKAGTRPEQIEQAEADVKAAEAEVRASEATVAGAKASGTAQVSSLLSTPRSEDIVVARNRVSEATRAREVAQSRLAEAERAQEVAKQRLDDVIVTAPFEGTITQIVTEAGGVTGPSAALVRLVRTSVPEIRIDLDEVNLGKLRVGQAAVVSCDAYPGETFSAKVRELGAQVDTERGTVEVRLTPVDPPNWLRPGQTLSVNIKLGEPTQRLVVPLTAVTTIGGISTLFVAEGGTVQKKTVKVGPPGPDGIPVIEGIEATTQIVLSPVGRKPGDPIAPVVIKPSPGPGK
- a CDS encoding DUF3142 domain-containing protein, whose translation is MKPRSKFILLGLALASAIWGAWAWRRARTPLPPLSKSLWYWHRPFRLKPDEAQQLRAAGVGELFVHAGLLYRSDSDGALGVTLKQTWQSRAEGLKVHLVFNASADVLARLESIPEETLAEAIAGAARTQKQAAQSVGGDVVGLQCDLDFPTRLLPRYATLLRALRAKLPGWQLSATLLTSWYSSRNLDPVLDALDFSVPQFYESQTPRRYTDFTPIFSPKVLERGLAAAGRRGKPFRAGLPAYGHALVFDGPGRLRGMYRDGGADTLSGDPSFRCLRAETDPRTGNRRLEFTSAHAEAVDFRILFDLPTLLSLQRALALTTPNRPASCTGIVLFRLPEPGETATLPLPTLTALLNHQTPQLRPRVRLRTKPAAAWSALEGGSEAGTLVFVDLVNDGDAGSALGPDTVTLDLELASPGVLEVAPGGFSKATLFAESPERVASPLRATGVRWSAANLAPKSVLTAGPLHLKGTDIGALKVHWRVVTQDGTTPLVGEGK
- a CDS encoding tetratricopeptide repeat protein, translated to MTRGGSAVLALAATLALTTPAGASWSDNLASIHFNSNKPDFGIPPRRGLMGGGEQDDRPGSGWGNGTIEHAELSYEHDNERAANRQRALRETQHRARTATERGDWLSARRLWEGFAMRFGKSGIVQDRCEVLVHTNPPAEPLRRYLAALDALEGPNTGWNAARRELAALHAESTLPPWLREHAAYQHAAGLVQWLNYKEATSLWQAQIRQFPEGEKREAALLMIARACLLHKAIPDSVRTGRAATEQLLRAFPQTRFRVAARGLLARADLDEGRYEAAATTYCALNDGDSIAAVRRQFQNTAAEPRLRTLQLIAYLRALPQATDFRAYRFAVKGISHSLALFKPDTGRVFLERLVREPELAAPYFYFRLYHCDNKPADLVRLTLLADRIAAREALPPVVRVRLAELYYQAHAYRRAATWASSATGMADEKVRARALYVRAGSRYRQKRFEEARADLEQVLTRCPRSNIRHATRELLALVAEAQGDLPTALDQYLALDYRDDYAYLIDARLPIATLESYQRTRTHHKELLAYSIALRHLRIEQWAQARRWLARVPAKSYAAFALPESYKDEWWAESLHPTRQTLESLAFLDLKSKQARGAEAKAAARFAYARAYYTQGLLQLYNAPLWQGERMFAFNYFWNRDVATPADDRAVQRYMYQHEVYAHTRQICLEIAADYPQTKSAPAALYRAACAAEKLEHLNEWWRTDEKGRWWAADSGWDEGKVRRRNHPLLDHRKEASQLMALFVRRYPKHPLAKDARKYADVFVGKGEPAEES